One Tripterygium wilfordii isolate XIE 37 chromosome 10, ASM1340144v1, whole genome shotgun sequence DNA segment encodes these proteins:
- the LOC120007488 gene encoding protein ESSENTIAL FOR POTEXVIRUS ACCUMULATION 1-like isoform X2 yields the protein MAERKLDLPVNLLPCKVEAPGGNDEAKGHSGLLDESKDQVASESSIPLSPQWLYAKPSETKMEIRVPISVSLGNSIDSNQKDGQRLDGSEEKKDWRRTAAESENSRRWREEERETGLIGGRRDRRKAECRVDNISTRETTDNRVLPASGRWHDGSSRASLHELRRDNKWSSRWDPEDKEKDSRVEKRTNVDNEKEDSHSDIQSFAASNRLASERESDSRDKWRPRHRMEAYSGGSTSFRSEAGPGQERGHLKGSNIKFTLGRGRSNTVGTIGTVHSDKTGKVLGKPSPGAVTFCYPRGKLLDIYRKQKIDASFMNMSHEMEESPSITHVDSIEPLAFVAPNIEEEVVLNDIWKGEVSNSEVVYDSFKKGGSSEYFKGNLGSTEEKEVTATPVLAEETLDILHEAANDDAFLAGEKRVHLDEGKDRINATFLIPDSNGLISTVSKNNAIEINRGYHTNLQSTIDEKHQTVDSAFTEHSKFDDTESASSFDMRLKLPDDSHSLFVLPSQEENPSSSMEDIGGNAGMRKLTRDFFSEELTLYYIDPQGETQGPFSVADVTLWFEEGFFGTDLPVRFADAPEGTPFQELGVIMPHLTRGDGNAKVTYQISKMEIVDAFGGQLEANLSAASVTNTNSSFMNDPYRPFDESNSHSSQHGQSKFSQSEPLSQLPQPESQSFHDFFIQDEEIVFPGRTGNVGYPTLKSHGSNPLANSGSHSSLPNELIEPGGSSQHENKLHPFGLLWSELEGTHTRHTQALDIPLSMARAASFEVMNDSSHVAETWSDSYRQKAISGPRSYQDPMAAQLLSHMEHESNSFDLADHVMSQNFQQLQIQQRNMLSHTRLNESILEQRGQNFMHHQQLANHPTPDLEQLLILQMQQQRQLELQQHQLQQQQQLQQQQKLLQERQQSQVRQVLLEQLLHGQLPDSAHVQSLVDPIRANNALDQIVLEHHLLHELQQRSNHPSSHIVPSIEQLAQAKFGQAQQQQEHQRDMLELMSRAQHGQMQPLDHQILHQEQQTRKLSMGLRQHCNMEEDRHIDSVWPTDETDLFLRTFGGTHSVHSMGMNPLDFYQQQQRVPHEEQLLHLERNLSLQDRLRQGLFETSSLPFERSMSFPSSAPGLNLDVVNSLPHGGDMQESKARMQSAVQMGTRSSGRWPDTESNGWLANDWVESKMQQQHINSEWQKKELEGKMTAEDSNRWMSGGSDEDKSRQLLMELLHQKSSHQPAELLYMNDGVSYEKKTPLCSPISDSCEPAKVCAAEKQRSSSERNRKLLVRSEYGTSVEEAFLSSIGETAHSAGKDSNIIGKPSLNKEYLEVEGGKHVAKIDRTRKDSVAEIPDTLTEKGRSANRGRAPINALSRHPTIGLIGGGEGRYSDKIGQNNSFTEHIVEDRVPVVSKGQENILLKRPPASRPSSAQEGLPERLADPVSKGKGPLSGGDGGRRELVLNPSSQALDISSSGMDIRFRPTSSFVDTDVSEPSFIDMLKSNSNKTLTTEAYATTVASEQLDVAQGSRSGKKKGKKGRQLDPALLGFKVTSNRIMMGEIHHVDD from the exons ATGGCCGAACGCAAGCTCGATCTGCCCGTTAATCTTCTTCCGTGCAAAG TGGAAGCTCCCGGAGGAAATGATGAGGCAAAGGGTCACAGCGGATTGCTTGACGAGTCAAAAG ATCAAGTGGCATCAGAAAGCAGCATACCGTTGTCCCCTCAGTGGCTTTATGCAAAACCAAGTGAGACTAAGATG GAAATCCGTGTTCCGATTTCTGTGTCTCTTGGAAACTCTATTGATTCCAACCAAAAGGATGGTCAGCGTCTCGATGGATCTGAGGAGAAAAAAGACTGGAGGAGAACTGCTGCTGAAAGTGAAAACAGCCGCCGCTGGCGTGAAGAGGAAAGAGAAACTGGCTTAATCGGTGGTAGAAGAGATCGAAGGAAAGCGGAATGTCGTGTTGACAATATTTCAACAAGAGAAACAACTGACAACAGAGTTTTGCCTGCTTCTGGTCGTTGGCATGATGGTAGCAGCCGTGCCTCTTTGCATGAACTGCGGCGTGACAACAAATGGTCATCAAGATGGGATCctgaagacaaagaaaaagactCCAGAGTTGAGAAGAGGACAAATGTAGATAACGAGAAAGAAGATTCTCACAGTGATATTCAGTCTTTTGCGGCCAGCAACCGCTTAGCTTCTGAGCGTGAATCAGATTCTCGTGATAAATGGAGGCCACGCCACAGAATGGAGGCATATTCTGGAGGTTCTACTTCCTTCCGTTCTGAAGCTGGGCCTGGGCAAGAGAGAGGACATTTGAAGGGTTCAAATATCAAATTCACTCTGGGACGAGGAAGGTCAAATACTGTGGGCACAATTGGTACTGTTCATTCAGACAAAACTGGAAAAGTCCTTGGGAAACCTAGCCCTGGAGCTGTTACTTTCTGCTACCCACGTGGAAAGCTGCTTGACATTTACCGTAAACAAAAGATTGATGCTTCTTTTATGAACATGAGTCATGAGATGGAGGAATCACCCAGTATAACTCATGTTGACAGTATTGAACCATTAGCTTTTGTCGCTCCTAACATTGAAGAGGAG GTTGTTCTTAACGACATATGGAAGGGAGAGGTCTCCAATAGTGAGGTGGTATATGACTCGTTTAAGAAGGGCGGATCATCTGAATATTTTAAAG GAAATTTGGGAAGTACAGAGGAAAAAGAAGTTACTGCCACTCCAGTTCTTGCTGAAGAGACCCTGGATATTTTGCATGAAGCTGCTAATGATGATGCATTTCTAGCTGGTGAAAAAAGGGTTCATCTTGATGAAGGGAAAGATAGAATTAATGCCACATTTCTTATACCGGACTCGAATGGGCTGATTTCAACAGTTTCGAAAAATAATGCCATAGAAATTAATAGAGGTTATCATACTAATCTTCAGTCAACCATTGACGAGAAGCATCAAACAGTAGACTCTGCTTTTACTGAGCATTCAAAGTTCGATGACACAGAATCTGCCTCTTCTTTTGACATGAGATTAAAGCTTCCTGATGATTCTCATTCGCTATTTGTTTTGCCGTCGCAAGAGGAGAACCCAAGTAGCAGCATGGAAGATATTGGAGGCAACGCTGGGATGAGAAAGTTGACCAGGGATTTTTTCTCAGAGGAGTTAACTTTGTACTACATTGATCCTCAGGGAGAGACTCAGGGACCATTTTCTGTAGCTGACGTTACTTTATGGTTTGAAGAAGGGTTTTTTGGGACAGACTTACCTGTTCGTTTTGCAGATGCTCCTGAAGGAACTCCTTTTCAAGAGTTGGGTGTCATCATGCCACATCTGACACGTGGAGACGGCAATGCTAAGGTCACATATCAAATTTCTAAGATGGAAATAGTTGATGCCTTTGGGGGGCAGCTGGAGGCTAATTTATCTGCAGCATCTGTCACAAACACCAATTCATCCTTCATGAATGATCCATATAGGCCATTTGATGAGAGCAACAGCCACTCATCCCAGCATGGTCAGTCCAAGTTTTCTCAGTCTGAACCTTTGTCACAGTTGCCACAACCAGAGAGTCAAAGCTTTCATGATTTTTTCATACAAGATGAAG AAATTGTTTTTCCTGGAAGAACTGGAAATGTGGGCTACCCCACTTTAAAATCACATGGAAGTAATCCTTTAGCAAATTCTGGTAGTCATTCTTCTCTTCCAAATGAGTTGATAGAGCCTGGTGGGTCAAGTCAGCATGAAAACAAGTTACACCCTTTTGGTCTATTGTGGTCTGAGCTTGAAGGCACTCATACTAGGCACACACAAGCATTGGACATTCCTTTGAGTATGGCAAGGGCTGCCTCGTTTGAAGTGATGAATGATTCCTCTCATGTTGCTGAGACATGGTCAGATAGTTACAGGCAGAAGGCAATCTCTGGCCCTCGTTCATATCAAGATCCCATGGCTGCTCAGCTGCTATCGCATATGGAACACGAATCCAATAGTTTTGATCTTGCCGACCATGTTATGTCACAAAACTTTCAGCAACTGCAGATCCAACAGCGGAATATGTTGTCTCATACACGCTTGAACGAATCAATTCTTGAGCAGAGGGGTCAGAATTTTATGCACCATCAGCAGCTGGCCAACCATCCTACCCCGGATTTGGAACAACTTTTGATACTTCAGATGCAACAGCAGCGGCAGCTTGAGCTCCAACAACATCaactgcagcagcagcagcagttaCAGCAACAGCAAAAGCTTCTGCAGGAGCGTCAACAATCTCAAGTTCGACAAGTGCTACTTGAACAGCTGTTACATGGTCAACTACCTGATTCTGCTCATGTTCAGTCACTTGTTGATCCTATTAGAGCCAACAATGCTCTAGATCAAATTGTATTGGAACATCATCTCTTGCATGAGCTACAACAACGGTCTAATCATCCTTCAAGTCACATTGTTCCATCCATAGAGCAGCTTGCTCAAGCGAAGTTTGGTCAggcacaacaacaacaagagcATCAAAGGGATATGCTTGAGCTAATGTCGCGTGCACAGCATGGGCAGATGCAACCATTGGATCATCAGATTCTTCATCAGGAGCAGCAGACAAGGAAGTTGTCAATGGGATTGAGACAGCATTGCAATATGGAAGAAGACAGGCATATTGATTCTGTTTGGCCAACTGATGAAACTGATCTTTTTCTCAGGACTTTCGGTGGTACTCATAGTGTTCACTCTATGGGGATGAACCCATTAGATTTTTATCAGCAACAACAGAGGGTGCCTCATGAAGAGCAGCTCCTTCACCTTGAGCGGAACCTATCATTACAAGACCGACTTCGGCAAGGGCTTTTTGAGACTTCCTCACTGCCATTTGAGCGGTCCATGTCTTTCCCTTCGAGTGCACCAGGGCTGAATCTGGATGTTGTGAATTCCTTGCCTCATGGTGGTGATATGCAGGAGTCAAAAGCACGCATGCAATCTGCAGTTCAAATGGGAACAAGGTCTTCTG GTCGCTGGCCTGACACTGAGAGCAATGGATGGCTAGCAAATGACTGGGTAGAATCTAAAATGCAACAACAGCATATCAATTCTGAATGGCAGAAAAAGGAGTTGGAAGGAAAGATGACAGCGGAAGACTCAAATAGGTGGATGTCGGGTGGGTCTGATGAAGACAAGTCAAGGCAATTGTTAATGGAATTACTACATCAGAAATCAAGCCATCAACCTGCTGAGTTGTTATACATGAATGATGGAGTATCATATGAAAAAAAAACGCCTTTGTGCTCTCCTATTTCTGATTCATGTGAACCTGCTAAGGTTTGTGCAGCTGAGAAACAGCGGAGCAGTTCAGAACGCAACCGAAAGCTGCTCGTTAGATCTGAGTATGGAACTTCTGTTGAGGAGGCATTCTTGTCTAGCATTGGTGAGACTGCTCATTCAGCTGGCAAAGATTCTAACATTATTGGTAAGCCATCTCTGAACAAAGAGTACTTGGAGGTGGAGGGGGGGAAGCATGTGGCCAAAATTGACAGAACAAGAAAGGACTCAGTTGCCGAGATTCCAGATACTTTGACTGAGAAAGGAAGGTCGGCAAATCGTGGGAGGGCTCCaattaatgctcttagcagacATCCGACAATTGGACTCATTG GTGGCGGTGAAGGTCGTTACAGTGACAAGATTGGACAGAATAATTCATTTACAGAACACATTGTCGAGGACCG GGTGCCAGTTGTTTCCAAAGGGCAAGAAAATATTTTGCTGAAACGCCCTCCTGCCTCACGTCCTTCTTCAGCCCAGGAGGGATTGCCTGAACGGCTTGCTGATCCCGTTAGCAAGGGAAAAGGTCCTTTGAGTGGTGGTGATG GGGGAAGACGGGAGCTTGTCTTGAACCCTTCAAGCCAAGCTTTAGACATTTCCTCATCTGGCATGGACATCCGTTTCCGGCCTACCTCATCTTTCGTTGATACTGATGTGTCAGAGCCATCATTTATAGACATGCTAAAGAGTAATTCTAATAAGACATTGACAACTGAAGCTTATGCCACCACAGTGGCTTCCGAGCAATTAGATGTGGCACAAGGGAGCCGAAGTggcaaaaagaaaggaaagaaagggAGGCAACTTGATCCCGCTCTCCTTGGTTTTAAAGTCACAAGCAATCGCATCATGATGGGAGAAATCCACCATGTAGACGATTAA
- the LOC120007488 gene encoding protein ESSENTIAL FOR POTEXVIRUS ACCUMULATION 1-like isoform X1 encodes MAERKLDLPVNLLPCKVEAPGGNDEAKGHSGLLDESKDQVASESSIPLSPQWLYAKPSETKMEIRVPISVSLGNSIDSNQKDGQRLDGSEEKKDWRRTAAESENSRRWREEERETGLIGGRRDRRKAECRVDNISTRETTDNRVLPASGRWHDGSSRASLHELRRDNKWSSRWDPEDKEKDSRVEKRTNVDNEKEDSHSDIQSFAASNRLASERESDSRDKWRPRHRMEAYSGGSTSFRSEAGPGQERGHLKGSNIKFTLGRGRSNTVGTIGTVHSDKTGKVLGKPSPGAVTFCYPRGKLLDIYRKQKIDASFMNMSHEMEESPSITHVDSIEPLAFVAPNIEEEVVLNDIWKGEVSNSEVVYDSFKKGGSSEYFKGNLGSTEEKEVTATPVLAEETLDILHEAANDDAFLAGEKRVHLDEGKDRINATFLIPDSNGLISTVSKNNAIEINRGYHTNLQSTIDEKHQTVDSAFTEHSKFDDTESASSFDMRLKLPDDSHSLFVLPSQEENPSSSMEDIGGNAGMRKLTRDFFSEELTLYYIDPQGETQGPFSVADVTLWFEEGFFGTDLPVRFADAPEGTPFQELGVIMPHLTRGDGNAKVTYQISKMEIVDAFGGQLEANLSAASVTNTNSSFMNDPYRPFDESNSHSSQHGQSKFSQSEPLSQLPQPESQSFHDFFIQDEEIVFPGRTGNVGYPTLKSHGSNPLANSGSHSSLPNELIEPGGSSQHENKLHPFGLLWSELEGTHTRHTQALDIPLSMARAASFEVMNDSSHVAETWSDSYRQKAISGPRSYQDPMAAQLLSHMEHESNSFDLADHVMSQNFQQLQIQQRNMLSHTRLNESILEQRGQNFMHHQQLANHPTPDLEQLLILQMQQQRQLELQQHQLQQQQQLQQQQKLLQERQQSQVRQVLLEQLLHGQLPDSAHVQSLVDPIRANNALDQIVLEHHLLHELQQRSNHPSSHIVPSIEQLAQAKFGQAQQQQEHQRDMLELMSRAQHGQMQPLDHQILHQEQQTRKLSMGLRQHCNMEEDRHIDSVWPTDETDLFLRTFGGTHSVHSMGMNPLDFYQQQQRVPHEEQLLHLERNLSLQDRLRQGLFETSSLPFERSMSFPSSAPGLNLDVVNSLPHGGDMQESKARMQSAVQMGTRSSGIHSHNVEYPLVPNQFQTSHLDAFEGRWPDTESNGWLANDWVESKMQQQHINSEWQKKELEGKMTAEDSNRWMSGGSDEDKSRQLLMELLHQKSSHQPAELLYMNDGVSYEKKTPLCSPISDSCEPAKVCAAEKQRSSSERNRKLLVRSEYGTSVEEAFLSSIGETAHSAGKDSNIIGKPSLNKEYLEVEGGKHVAKIDRTRKDSVAEIPDTLTEKGRSANRGRAPINALSRHPTIGLIGGGEGRYSDKIGQNNSFTEHIVEDRVPVVSKGQENILLKRPPASRPSSAQEGLPERLADPVSKGKGPLSGGDGGRRELVLNPSSQALDISSSGMDIRFRPTSSFVDTDVSEPSFIDMLKSNSNKTLTTEAYATTVASEQLDVAQGSRSGKKKGKKGRQLDPALLGFKVTSNRIMMGEIHHVDD; translated from the exons ATGGCCGAACGCAAGCTCGATCTGCCCGTTAATCTTCTTCCGTGCAAAG TGGAAGCTCCCGGAGGAAATGATGAGGCAAAGGGTCACAGCGGATTGCTTGACGAGTCAAAAG ATCAAGTGGCATCAGAAAGCAGCATACCGTTGTCCCCTCAGTGGCTTTATGCAAAACCAAGTGAGACTAAGATG GAAATCCGTGTTCCGATTTCTGTGTCTCTTGGAAACTCTATTGATTCCAACCAAAAGGATGGTCAGCGTCTCGATGGATCTGAGGAGAAAAAAGACTGGAGGAGAACTGCTGCTGAAAGTGAAAACAGCCGCCGCTGGCGTGAAGAGGAAAGAGAAACTGGCTTAATCGGTGGTAGAAGAGATCGAAGGAAAGCGGAATGTCGTGTTGACAATATTTCAACAAGAGAAACAACTGACAACAGAGTTTTGCCTGCTTCTGGTCGTTGGCATGATGGTAGCAGCCGTGCCTCTTTGCATGAACTGCGGCGTGACAACAAATGGTCATCAAGATGGGATCctgaagacaaagaaaaagactCCAGAGTTGAGAAGAGGACAAATGTAGATAACGAGAAAGAAGATTCTCACAGTGATATTCAGTCTTTTGCGGCCAGCAACCGCTTAGCTTCTGAGCGTGAATCAGATTCTCGTGATAAATGGAGGCCACGCCACAGAATGGAGGCATATTCTGGAGGTTCTACTTCCTTCCGTTCTGAAGCTGGGCCTGGGCAAGAGAGAGGACATTTGAAGGGTTCAAATATCAAATTCACTCTGGGACGAGGAAGGTCAAATACTGTGGGCACAATTGGTACTGTTCATTCAGACAAAACTGGAAAAGTCCTTGGGAAACCTAGCCCTGGAGCTGTTACTTTCTGCTACCCACGTGGAAAGCTGCTTGACATTTACCGTAAACAAAAGATTGATGCTTCTTTTATGAACATGAGTCATGAGATGGAGGAATCACCCAGTATAACTCATGTTGACAGTATTGAACCATTAGCTTTTGTCGCTCCTAACATTGAAGAGGAG GTTGTTCTTAACGACATATGGAAGGGAGAGGTCTCCAATAGTGAGGTGGTATATGACTCGTTTAAGAAGGGCGGATCATCTGAATATTTTAAAG GAAATTTGGGAAGTACAGAGGAAAAAGAAGTTACTGCCACTCCAGTTCTTGCTGAAGAGACCCTGGATATTTTGCATGAAGCTGCTAATGATGATGCATTTCTAGCTGGTGAAAAAAGGGTTCATCTTGATGAAGGGAAAGATAGAATTAATGCCACATTTCTTATACCGGACTCGAATGGGCTGATTTCAACAGTTTCGAAAAATAATGCCATAGAAATTAATAGAGGTTATCATACTAATCTTCAGTCAACCATTGACGAGAAGCATCAAACAGTAGACTCTGCTTTTACTGAGCATTCAAAGTTCGATGACACAGAATCTGCCTCTTCTTTTGACATGAGATTAAAGCTTCCTGATGATTCTCATTCGCTATTTGTTTTGCCGTCGCAAGAGGAGAACCCAAGTAGCAGCATGGAAGATATTGGAGGCAACGCTGGGATGAGAAAGTTGACCAGGGATTTTTTCTCAGAGGAGTTAACTTTGTACTACATTGATCCTCAGGGAGAGACTCAGGGACCATTTTCTGTAGCTGACGTTACTTTATGGTTTGAAGAAGGGTTTTTTGGGACAGACTTACCTGTTCGTTTTGCAGATGCTCCTGAAGGAACTCCTTTTCAAGAGTTGGGTGTCATCATGCCACATCTGACACGTGGAGACGGCAATGCTAAGGTCACATATCAAATTTCTAAGATGGAAATAGTTGATGCCTTTGGGGGGCAGCTGGAGGCTAATTTATCTGCAGCATCTGTCACAAACACCAATTCATCCTTCATGAATGATCCATATAGGCCATTTGATGAGAGCAACAGCCACTCATCCCAGCATGGTCAGTCCAAGTTTTCTCAGTCTGAACCTTTGTCACAGTTGCCACAACCAGAGAGTCAAAGCTTTCATGATTTTTTCATACAAGATGAAG AAATTGTTTTTCCTGGAAGAACTGGAAATGTGGGCTACCCCACTTTAAAATCACATGGAAGTAATCCTTTAGCAAATTCTGGTAGTCATTCTTCTCTTCCAAATGAGTTGATAGAGCCTGGTGGGTCAAGTCAGCATGAAAACAAGTTACACCCTTTTGGTCTATTGTGGTCTGAGCTTGAAGGCACTCATACTAGGCACACACAAGCATTGGACATTCCTTTGAGTATGGCAAGGGCTGCCTCGTTTGAAGTGATGAATGATTCCTCTCATGTTGCTGAGACATGGTCAGATAGTTACAGGCAGAAGGCAATCTCTGGCCCTCGTTCATATCAAGATCCCATGGCTGCTCAGCTGCTATCGCATATGGAACACGAATCCAATAGTTTTGATCTTGCCGACCATGTTATGTCACAAAACTTTCAGCAACTGCAGATCCAACAGCGGAATATGTTGTCTCATACACGCTTGAACGAATCAATTCTTGAGCAGAGGGGTCAGAATTTTATGCACCATCAGCAGCTGGCCAACCATCCTACCCCGGATTTGGAACAACTTTTGATACTTCAGATGCAACAGCAGCGGCAGCTTGAGCTCCAACAACATCaactgcagcagcagcagcagttaCAGCAACAGCAAAAGCTTCTGCAGGAGCGTCAACAATCTCAAGTTCGACAAGTGCTACTTGAACAGCTGTTACATGGTCAACTACCTGATTCTGCTCATGTTCAGTCACTTGTTGATCCTATTAGAGCCAACAATGCTCTAGATCAAATTGTATTGGAACATCATCTCTTGCATGAGCTACAACAACGGTCTAATCATCCTTCAAGTCACATTGTTCCATCCATAGAGCAGCTTGCTCAAGCGAAGTTTGGTCAggcacaacaacaacaagagcATCAAAGGGATATGCTTGAGCTAATGTCGCGTGCACAGCATGGGCAGATGCAACCATTGGATCATCAGATTCTTCATCAGGAGCAGCAGACAAGGAAGTTGTCAATGGGATTGAGACAGCATTGCAATATGGAAGAAGACAGGCATATTGATTCTGTTTGGCCAACTGATGAAACTGATCTTTTTCTCAGGACTTTCGGTGGTACTCATAGTGTTCACTCTATGGGGATGAACCCATTAGATTTTTATCAGCAACAACAGAGGGTGCCTCATGAAGAGCAGCTCCTTCACCTTGAGCGGAACCTATCATTACAAGACCGACTTCGGCAAGGGCTTTTTGAGACTTCCTCACTGCCATTTGAGCGGTCCATGTCTTTCCCTTCGAGTGCACCAGGGCTGAATCTGGATGTTGTGAATTCCTTGCCTCATGGTGGTGATATGCAGGAGTCAAAAGCACGCATGCAATCTGCAGTTCAAATGGGAACAAGGTCTTCTGGTATTCACTCTCATAATGTCGAGTACCCTTTAGTTCCTAACCAATTCCAAACTTCACATTTGGATGCCTTTGAAGGTCGCTGGCCTGACACTGAGAGCAATGGATGGCTAGCAAATGACTGGGTAGAATCTAAAATGCAACAACAGCATATCAATTCTGAATGGCAGAAAAAGGAGTTGGAAGGAAAGATGACAGCGGAAGACTCAAATAGGTGGATGTCGGGTGGGTCTGATGAAGACAAGTCAAGGCAATTGTTAATGGAATTACTACATCAGAAATCAAGCCATCAACCTGCTGAGTTGTTATACATGAATGATGGAGTATCATATGAAAAAAAAACGCCTTTGTGCTCTCCTATTTCTGATTCATGTGAACCTGCTAAGGTTTGTGCAGCTGAGAAACAGCGGAGCAGTTCAGAACGCAACCGAAAGCTGCTCGTTAGATCTGAGTATGGAACTTCTGTTGAGGAGGCATTCTTGTCTAGCATTGGTGAGACTGCTCATTCAGCTGGCAAAGATTCTAACATTATTGGTAAGCCATCTCTGAACAAAGAGTACTTGGAGGTGGAGGGGGGGAAGCATGTGGCCAAAATTGACAGAACAAGAAAGGACTCAGTTGCCGAGATTCCAGATACTTTGACTGAGAAAGGAAGGTCGGCAAATCGTGGGAGGGCTCCaattaatgctcttagcagacATCCGACAATTGGACTCATTG GTGGCGGTGAAGGTCGTTACAGTGACAAGATTGGACAGAATAATTCATTTACAGAACACATTGTCGAGGACCG GGTGCCAGTTGTTTCCAAAGGGCAAGAAAATATTTTGCTGAAACGCCCTCCTGCCTCACGTCCTTCTTCAGCCCAGGAGGGATTGCCTGAACGGCTTGCTGATCCCGTTAGCAAGGGAAAAGGTCCTTTGAGTGGTGGTGATG GGGGAAGACGGGAGCTTGTCTTGAACCCTTCAAGCCAAGCTTTAGACATTTCCTCATCTGGCATGGACATCCGTTTCCGGCCTACCTCATCTTTCGTTGATACTGATGTGTCAGAGCCATCATTTATAGACATGCTAAAGAGTAATTCTAATAAGACATTGACAACTGAAGCTTATGCCACCACAGTGGCTTCCGAGCAATTAGATGTGGCACAAGGGAGCCGAAGTggcaaaaagaaaggaaagaaagggAGGCAACTTGATCCCGCTCTCCTTGGTTTTAAAGTCACAAGCAATCGCATCATGATGGGAGAAATCCACCATGTAGACGATTAA